One window of the Methanocaldococcus sp. genome contains the following:
- a CDS encoding amidohydrolase family protein, giving the protein MLIKSQFLYGEDFELKKGILVVEDGIIKGFTNEHSKDVINFNGLVIPPLINAHTHIADNCIKDIGINKTLDELVKPPNGLKHRYLSKVSREILIESIKLGLDDLKDNGIRYFCDFRENGIEGVKILKTSLKDYNYPKAKILGRPTKINEVDKNEVKEILRISDGLGLSGSNEFEDYDLKAIYKVYKDFKDKLFAIHACEHRGSVEYSLKKYGETEVERLINLNVYPDFIVHGTYLTDNDIDLLKENNIPVVVCVRANLSFNVGYSQLNKLIDNGLLIGIGTDNFMANSPSIFREMEFIYKLYHIEPKEILKMATINNAKILKLKNVGLIDEDFKGVFTFIKPTNAILFSKNIVASIVTRCEKSDIVEIV; this is encoded by the coding sequence ATGTTAATTAAATCTCAATTTTTATATGGAGAAGACTTTGAATTAAAAAAAGGTATTTTAGTAGTTGAAGATGGAATAATAAAAGGTTTTACAAATGAGCATAGTAAAGATGTTATAAATTTCAATGGTTTAGTTATTCCCCCTCTTATAAATGCTCATACACACATTGCTGATAATTGTATAAAGGACATAGGAATTAATAAAACTTTGGATGAGTTGGTAAAACCTCCAAATGGTTTAAAACATAGATATCTATCAAAAGTAAGTAGAGAGATTTTAATAGAAAGTATAAAACTTGGTTTAGATGATTTAAAAGATAATGGTATAAGATATTTTTGCGATTTTAGAGAGAATGGAATTGAAGGAGTAAAAATACTAAAAACCTCTTTAAAGGATTATAATTATCCAAAGGCAAAAATCTTAGGAAGACCTACAAAGATTAATGAAGTTGATAAAAATGAAGTTAAAGAGATTTTAAGGATTTCTGATGGTTTAGGTTTAAGTGGATCTAATGAATTTGAAGATTATGATTTAAAGGCAATATATAAAGTTTATAAAGATTTTAAGGACAAATTATTTGCTATCCACGCGTGTGAGCATAGAGGTTCTGTAGAGTATAGTTTAAAAAAATATGGAGAGACAGAAGTTGAAAGATTGATAAATTTAAATGTATATCCTGATTTTATAGTTCATGGGACATATCTTACAGACAATGATATAGATTTATTAAAAGAAAATAATATTCCAGTTGTTGTATGTGTTAGGGCTAATTTATCTTTTAATGTAGGTTATTCTCAATTAAATAAACTTATAGATAATGGTTTATTGATAGGGATAGGGACTGACAATTTTATGGCAAACTCTCCATCAATTTTTAGAGAGATGGAATTTATATATAAATTATATCATATAGAGCCAAAAGAGATTTTAAAAATGGCTACTATTAACAATGCAAAAATCTTAAAATTGAAAAATGTTGGTTTAATAGATGAGGACTTTAAGGGAGTATTTACTTTTATAAAACCTACTAATGCTATATTATTTTCTAAAAATATAGTTGCATCAATAGTTACAAGATGTGAAAAATCTGATATTGTTGAAATAGTTTAG
- a CDS encoding DNA-directed DNA polymerase II small subunit, with protein sequence MEIINKFLDLELLLSPTVYEKLKNFSKNEINKLIEKIREFKKYNDSFILLDDNFLNIFLCEDLNEIIKKYKDFNFIFYYTGEEEKESKKEEKEEKEKFIEKEEAVESKLKEFKHKEEEKKDKERIKRLETISKIRESVNSRIKWIAKDIEAKVEIYEDSDVSGKSTCTGTIDDFVKYFRDRYKRLKVFIERKAQRKGYPLKDIAKMKGEKNVFVVGIVSDVDTSKNGDLIVRIEDIEDELTLILSKEKIENEKLPDDILLDEVIGAIGVVSRTGRVMYVDEIIRPAITPRPKPKRIDEEIYMAFLSDIHVGSKEFLHKEFEKFIRFLNGDVDNELEERVVSRLKYICIAGDLVDGVGVYPGQEEDLYVVDIINQYEEIAMYLEQIPEHITLIISPGNHDAVRPAEPQPRLPDKITKLFNRDNIYFVGNPCTLNIHGFDTLLYHGRSFDELVGQIRTATYENPITIMKELINRRLLCPTYGGRCPIAPEHKDYLVIDRDIDIFHTGHIHINGYDIYKGIVMVNSGTFQEQTDFQKRMGISPTPAIVPIVNLSKIGERGHYLEWDRGILEVRY encoded by the coding sequence ATGGAAATAATAAATAAATTTTTGGATTTAGAGTTATTGTTATCACCAACAGTTTATGAAAAGTTGAAAAATTTTAGCAAAAATGAGATTAATAAATTAATTGAAAAAATTAGAGAATTTAAAAAATATAATGACTCTTTTATTTTGTTGGATGACAATTTTTTAAACATTTTTTTATGCGAAGATTTAAATGAAATAATAAAAAAGTATAAGGATTTTAACTTCATATTTTACTATACGGGAGAGGAAGAAAAAGAAAGTAAAAAAGAAGAGAAAGAAGAAAAAGAGAAATTTATAGAGAAGGAAGAGGCTGTTGAAAGTAAATTAAAGGAATTTAAACATAAAGAAGAAGAAAAGAAAGATAAGGAAAGGATTAAAAGACTTGAAACTATAAGTAAAATAAGAGAGAGTGTAAATAGTAGAATAAAATGGATAGCCAAAGATATAGAGGCAAAAGTTGAAATTTACGAAGATTCTGATGTTTCTGGAAAATCTACATGCACAGGAACCATTGATGACTTTGTTAAATATTTTAGAGATAGATATAAAAGATTAAAGGTTTTTATAGAAAGAAAGGCTCAAAGAAAGGGTTATCCTCTAAAAGATATTGCTAAGATGAAGGGAGAAAAGAATGTTTTTGTTGTAGGTATCGTTAGCGATGTAGATACATCAAAAAATGGAGATTTAATAGTTAGAATTGAAGATATTGAAGATGAACTAACTTTAATCTTATCAAAAGAAAAAATAGAAAATGAAAAATTACCTGATGATATTCTCTTAGATGAGGTTATTGGAGCTATTGGTGTAGTTAGTAGAACAGGTAGAGTTATGTATGTTGATGAAATCATTCGCCCAGCAATAACTCCAAGGCCAAAACCAAAAAGGATTGATGAAGAGATATATATGGCATTTTTGTCAGATATTCATGTTGGTAGTAAAGAATTCTTACATAAAGAATTTGAAAAGTTTATTAGATTTTTAAATGGAGATGTTGATAATGAATTAGAGGAGAGAGTTGTTAGTAGATTAAAATATATCTGCATAGCGGGAGATTTAGTTGATGGAGTTGGCGTTTATCCCGGACAAGAAGAAGATTTGTATGTGGTAGATATTATTAATCAATATGAAGAGATAGCGATGTATTTAGAGCAAATTCCAGAGCATATAACTTTAATAATCTCGCCCGGCAACCACGATGCTGTTAGGCCTGCAGAGCCACAACCAAGATTGCCAGATAAAATAACAAAATTATTTAACAGAGATAACATTTATTTCGTTGGAAATCCATGCACTTTAAATATACACGGCTTTGACACTTTACTATATCACGGTAGAAGTTTTGACGAGTTAGTGGGACAAATAAGAACTGCAACTTATGAAAATCCTATAACGATTATGAAAGAATTAATAAATAGAAGATTGTTATGCCCAACTTATGGAGGAAGATGTCCAATAGCTCCAGAGCATAAAGATTACTTAGTTATTGATAGAGATATTGATATTTTCCATACAGGACATATTCATATCAATGGTTATGATATTTATAAAGGAATTGTTATGGTTAATAGTGGAACATTCCAAGAACAAACAGACTTCCAGAAGAGAATGGGTATTTCTCCAACACCAGCAATAGTTCCAATAGTTAATTTATCAAAAATTGGGGAGAGAGGGCATTACTTAGAGTGGGATAGAGGCATTTTAGAGGTTAGATATTAA
- a CDS encoding HisA/HisF family protein, whose translation MEIIPVIDLMNKVAVMGKSGNRKEYKPLKSVICNSYNPIDVAMAYKENGAETIYIADLNAIMNNGNNFEIIKNINFVNKIVDVGLREKNDLENIKKFLNKDDKAIVGTETLRDINLIKEKEIVVSLDFKNGELLNYSLDDILPYIRENTPLIVLDISSVGTQRGVNIDLIKYVMNKTNNPIYVGGGIKGMDDLKICYDLGVDGVLIATAIHKGILNLKEIIHKFKD comes from the coding sequence ATGGAGATAATCCCAGTTATTGATTTAATGAACAAAGTAGCAGTTATGGGAAAGAGTGGAAATAGAAAAGAATACAAACCATTAAAATCAGTTATTTGCAACTCATATAATCCAATAGATGTAGCAATGGCTTATAAAGAGAATGGGGCTGAAACTATTTACATTGCTGATTTAAATGCTATAATGAATAATGGAAATAATTTTGAAATCATAAAAAATATAAATTTTGTAAATAAAATTGTAGATGTTGGCCTAAGAGAAAAAAATGACTTAGAGAATATTAAAAAATTTTTAAATAAAGATGATAAGGCTATTGTAGGAACAGAGACATTAAGGGATATTAATTTAATTAAAGAAAAAGAGATAGTTGTTAGTTTAGATTTTAAAAATGGAGAACTTTTAAATTATAGTTTAGATGATATTTTACCATATATTAGGGAAAATACTCCTCTAATAGTATTGGATATTTCGTCAGTAGGAACTCAAAGAGGAGTTAATATCGATTTGATAAAATATGTAATGAATAAAACAAACAATCCGATATATGTTGGTGGAGGAATTAAAGGAATGGATGATTTAAAAATATGTTATGATTTGGGAGTGGATGGAGTTTTAATAGCAACTGCAATACATAAAGGAATCTTAAATTTAAAAGAGATTATTCACAAGTTTAAGGATTAA
- the hmgA gene encoding hydroxymethylglutaryl-CoA reductase (NADPH), producing the protein MVDYDEIINKMIKGEIKPYQLDKMFNPKISTEIRRKFLEKTLGIKFEHISKYSIDEEMAIKKNIENMIGAIQIPLGFAGPLKINGEYAKGEFYIPLATTEGALVASVNRGCSVITKCGGATVRVIDDKMTRAPCLKAKSVVDAIKVRDWIKENFEKIKEVAESTTRHGKLIKIEPILIVGRNLYPRFVYKTGDAMGMNMVTIATEKACNFIENELKKKGIFVKTVAVSGNACVDKKPSGMNLINGRGKTIVAEVYLKEKEVNKYLKTTSEAIAEVNRLKNYIGSAISNSMGFNAHYANIIGAIFLATGQDEAQIVEGSLGITMAEVEDDGLYFSVTLPDVPIGTVGGGTRVETQKECLEMLGCYGDNKVLKFAEIIGGAVLAGELSLLGALAAGHLGKAHQELGR; encoded by the coding sequence ATGGTAGATTATGATGAAATAATTAACAAAATGATAAAAGGAGAAATAAAACCTTATCAATTAGATAAAATGTTTAATCCAAAAATTTCAACTGAAATCAGAAGAAAGTTTTTAGAAAAAACTTTGGGAATTAAATTTGAACACATTAGTAAATATTCAATAGACGAGGAAATGGCTATAAAGAAAAATATTGAGAATATGATTGGTGCTATACAAATCCCTTTAGGTTTTGCTGGTCCTTTAAAAATAAATGGTGAATATGCAAAAGGAGAATTTTATATTCCACTGGCTACAACTGAAGGAGCTTTGGTTGCGTCAGTTAATAGAGGTTGTTCAGTAATAACAAAGTGTGGTGGAGCAACAGTTAGAGTTATTGACGATAAGATGACAAGAGCCCCTTGCTTAAAAGCAAAAAGTGTTGTAGATGCTATAAAAGTTAGAGATTGGATTAAAGAAAACTTTGAAAAGATAAAGGAAGTAGCTGAATCAACAACAAGGCATGGAAAATTAATAAAGATAGAGCCAATTTTAATAGTTGGAAGAAACTTATATCCAAGATTTGTGTATAAGACTGGAGATGCTATGGGAATGAATATGGTTACAATTGCTACTGAAAAAGCATGCAATTTTATTGAAAATGAGTTAAAAAAGAAAGGAATATTTGTTAAAACTGTTGCAGTTAGTGGGAACGCATGTGTAGATAAAAAACCAAGTGGAATGAATTTAATCAATGGTAGAGGAAAAACAATAGTGGCAGAGGTTTATTTAAAGGAAAAAGAAGTCAATAAGTATTTAAAAACTACATCAGAGGCAATTGCAGAAGTAAATAGACTTAAAAATTATATAGGGTCAGCAATAAGTAACTCAATGGGTTTCAATGCACACTATGCAAATATTATTGGTGCTATATTCTTAGCAACTGGACAAGATGAGGCTCAAATAGTTGAGGGTAGTTTAGGAATTACTATGGCAGAGGTTGAAGATGATGGTTTATACTTCTCAGTTACACTTCCAGATGTTCCAATTGGGACTGTTGGAGGAGGGACAAGGGTTGAGACTCAAAAAGAATGCTTAGAAATGCTTGGATGCTATGGAGATAACAAAGTTTTAAAGTTTGCTGAAATTATAGGAGGGGCTGTATTGGCTGGAGAGTTATCTTTATTAGGGGCATTAGCCGCAGGTCATTTAGGAAAAGCACATCAAGAACTTGGTAGATAA
- a CDS encoding stage II sporulation protein M, translating into MRDAYLMMIIIDSLKEITDLREILKSPIRNKRVVLFVTAIFLISFIVSYLLIDYVPYFSNLGNLLFDSFKKEVEAYGILDTDNNLKLILFIWEHNLSVCIMDYIIGIFSTFVIIFNSYILSYVLYKFGILTFIYLILPHGIFEIPALILSASSGILFNIGIINLLANIKFGTNKKVSYYIKESLKLLILAIILFLIAGIIEGTITYQISKMIH; encoded by the coding sequence ATGAGAGATGCATATTTAATGATGATTATAATTGATTCTCTAAAAGAAATAACTGATTTAAGAGAAATTTTAAAAAGTCCAATAAGGAATAAAAGAGTAGTTTTATTTGTTACTGCAATATTTTTGATATCTTTCATAGTTTCATACTTACTTATAGATTATGTCCCATACTTTTCAAATTTAGGAAATTTATTATTTGATAGTTTTAAAAAAGAGGTAGAAGCATATGGTATTTTAGATACTGATAACAATTTAAAACTTATTCTCTTTATTTGGGAGCATAATTTGTCAGTGTGCATAATGGACTATATTATAGGAATATTCTCAACATTTGTAATAATTTTTAATTCCTATATTTTATCATATGTACTGTATAAATTTGGGATATTAACATTTATCTATTTAATTCTTCCACATGGAATATTTGAAATTCCAGCATTGATTCTTTCAGCATCAAGTGGAATTTTATTTAATATTGGAATAATTAACTTATTAGCAAATATAAAATTTGGAACTAACAAAAAAGTTTCATACTACATAAAAGAGTCATTGAAACTCTTAATTTTGGCCATTATCTTATTCCTAATCGCTGGAATTATAGAAGGAACTATTACCTATCAAATATCAAAAATGATTCATTAA
- the hisD gene encoding histidinol dehydrogenase: MIIKKIKELTKEEEEKIINRNKANFEEILPKVMKILKDVREKGDEAVRYYTKMFDGVDIENFKVSEEEIEEAYNLLNYKVIETIEKAKENIYFFHKKQMEQIKDLKVENNGIILGQVVRVIEKVGCYVPGGRALYPSTVLMTTIPAKVAGCKEIYITSPPTSEGKGNPATLVAGDIVGVSGIYKVGGVQAIGALAYGTETIPKVDIIVGPGNIYVTVAKKMVYGDVAIDFLAGPSEVLIIADETANPEYVALDFIAQAEHDPNASCIILTTSEDKAKEFKERIFKEIEKAERKDIILKALQNSAILIGDLDECIEFSNKYAPEHLEILTKNPEEILDKINNAGSVFLGEYSPVPVGDYASGTNHVLPTSGFARMCSGLNVETFLKKITYQKLNKDSLKNIADTVITLAEVEGLYGHAEAVKRRLNK, translated from the coding sequence ATGATAATAAAAAAAATTAAAGAATTAACTAAAGAGGAGGAAGAAAAAATAATCAATAGGAATAAAGCAAACTTTGAAGAAATTTTACCAAAGGTTATGAAGATTTTAAAAGATGTTAGGGAGAAAGGAGATGAGGCTGTAAGATATTACACAAAAATGTTTGATGGTGTTGATATAGAAAATTTTAAAGTTAGTGAAGAAGAGATTGAAGAAGCATACAATTTACTAAATTATAAAGTTATTGAGACAATTGAAAAAGCGAAGGAAAATATTTACTTTTTCCATAAAAAACAGATGGAACAAATAAAAGATTTAAAAGTTGAAAATAATGGAATAATATTAGGGCAGGTTGTTAGAGTAATAGAGAAAGTAGGTTGCTATGTTCCTGGAGGTAGGGCATTATATCCATCAACAGTTTTAATGACTACAATCCCTGCAAAAGTTGCTGGATGTAAGGAAATATATATAACTTCACCTCCAACAAGTGAAGGAAAAGGTAATCCTGCTACATTGGTAGCTGGAGACATAGTTGGAGTTTCTGGTATATACAAAGTTGGAGGAGTGCAGGCAATAGGAGCATTAGCTTATGGAACAGAAACTATTCCAAAAGTTGATATTATTGTGGGCCCTGGAAATATTTATGTAACTGTCGCTAAAAAAATGGTTTATGGTGATGTCGCAATAGATTTCTTAGCAGGACCCTCTGAAGTTTTAATAATTGCTGATGAAACAGCAAATCCTGAATATGTTGCCTTGGACTTTATTGCCCAAGCTGAACACGATCCTAATGCTTCCTGTATAATACTAACAACATCAGAAGATAAAGCAAAAGAGTTTAAAGAGAGAATATTTAAGGAGATTGAAAAAGCTGAAAGAAAAGATATTATTTTAAAAGCACTACAAAACTCGGCTATATTAATTGGAGATTTAGATGAATGTATAGAGTTCTCAAATAAATACGCTCCTGAACATCTTGAAATATTAACAAAAAACCCTGAGGAAATATTAGATAAAATAAATAATGCAGGTAGTGTATTCTTAGGAGAATATAGCCCAGTTCCAGTTGGAGACTATGCCTCAGGAACTAACCATGTTTTGCCAACATCAGGATTTGCAAGGATGTGCTCTGGTTTAAATGTAGAGACATTCTTAAAGAAAATAACATATCAAAAATTAAATAAAGATAGTTTAAAAAATATTGCTGATACTGTTATTACATTGGCTGAAGTTGAAGGATTATATGGGCATGCAGAAGCTGTTAAAAGAAGATTAAATAAATAA
- a CDS encoding DUF5612 domain-containing protein yields the protein MEIGISIEAENKVGVLHKLTGILSELGGNITYTQQFIKDDGKIGFIYMEVEGIKNIDELKKRIENCEYVKNFEIHSSLKKIYGKRVIIIGGGAQVAEVARGAISEADRHNIRGERISVDTLPIVGEENLYEAVKAVTTLPRVGILVLAGSLMGGKITEAVKELKEKTNIPVISLKMFGSVPKVADLVVGDPLQAGVLAVMAIAETAKFDINRVKGRVL from the coding sequence ATGGAAATTGGAATAAGCATAGAGGCAGAAAATAAAGTAGGAGTTTTACATAAACTTACTGGAATTTTATCTGAATTAGGGGGTAATATAACTTATACTCAACAATTTATTAAAGATGATGGCAAAATTGGATTTATTTATATGGAAGTTGAAGGAATTAAAAATATTGATGAATTAAAAAAAAGAATAGAAAATTGTGAGTATGTAAAAAACTTTGAAATTCACAGTTCTTTAAAAAAGATTTATGGAAAAAGAGTTATTATAATTGGAGGCGGTGCTCAAGTAGCAGAAGTAGCAAGAGGGGCTATAAGTGAGGCTGATAGACATAATATAAGAGGAGAAAGAATTAGCGTTGATACTTTACCCATTGTTGGTGAAGAAAATTTATATGAGGCTGTAAAGGCTGTTACAACACTACCACGAGTGGGAATATTAGTTTTAGCAGGTTCTTTAATGGGTGGAAAAATTACTGAAGCAGTAAAAGAATTGAAAGAAAAAACAAATATTCCTGTAATTAGTTTAAAAATGTTTGGTTCTGTTCCAAAAGTAGCCGATTTAGTCGTTGGAGATCCTTTACAGGCTGGTGTATTGGCGGTTATGGCTATTGCAGAAACAGCAAAATTTGACATAAATAGGGTTAAGGGTAGAGTTTTATAA
- the ade gene encoding adenine deaminase, which translates to MIVLKNVNIVDVYTGEIINGNVAYEKDKIYFVDLNNEIDKIIENKKNVKIYDLKGKYLSPTFIDGHIHIESSHLIPSEFEKFALKSGVTKVVIDPHEIANISGKEGILFMLNDAKILDVYVMLPSCVPATDLETNGSKITEKDIEELINLDNVLGLGEVMNYVGVINEDEELLKKIEVAKKYKKLIDGHCPKLRGLDLNKYIFYGIMSDHECVDEDEALEKLRLGIKLMIREGTASKNIYLLNICKKIKDLRNIMLVSDDVCLKDLDGYMLNILRKSTKYVSPIEAIQMVTINPSNYFGFDVGIKPGNEASFIIFDDLENFKVYDIVIKGKFLEDVLKELNENKDKKIPKKLLNTLRYSKKNKDDFLIEGIDYNEKSGLVRVIKPLKDSLITKELIFDSEKVKLLLKENVINKIFVIERHKNTGNIGKGLIYNFLNEGVIASSYSHDSHNVVAIGNNEKDLALAVNKLKEIGGGLVCAKNGEIEYLPLPIGGIMSDNGKYLFEKINNLYKKIENWSSFENPFLSMSFFTLPVIPELKITDKGLVKNMKLVDIFIEK; encoded by the coding sequence ATGATTGTTCTTAAAAATGTTAATATTGTAGATGTATATACGGGAGAGATTATTAATGGAAATGTTGCTTATGAAAAGGACAAAATTTATTTTGTAGATTTAAATAATGAAATTGATAAAATAATTGAAAATAAAAAAAATGTAAAAATTTATGATTTAAAAGGAAAGTATTTGTCTCCAACTTTTATAGATGGGCATATCCATATAGAATCATCCCATTTAATTCCTTCTGAGTTTGAGAAGTTTGCTTTAAAAAGTGGAGTAACGAAAGTTGTTATAGACCCTCACGAAATAGCAAACATATCTGGGAAAGAAGGAATATTATTTATGTTAAATGATGCTAAAATTTTAGATGTTTATGTAATGCTTCCTTCTTGTGTGCCTGCTACGGACTTAGAAACTAATGGTTCTAAAATAACAGAAAAAGATATTGAAGAATTAATAAATTTAGATAATGTCTTAGGATTAGGAGAGGTTATGAATTATGTTGGAGTGATAAATGAAGATGAAGAATTATTAAAGAAAATAGAAGTTGCTAAAAAATATAAAAAATTGATTGATGGACACTGTCCAAAGTTAAGAGGTTTGGATTTAAATAAATATATCTTTTATGGAATTATGAGCGACCACGAATGTGTTGATGAAGATGAGGCTTTAGAAAAACTTAGATTGGGAATAAAACTAATGATTAGAGAAGGAACTGCTTCAAAAAACATTTATTTACTAAATATATGCAAAAAAATAAAAGATTTGAGAAACATTATGTTAGTTAGTGATGATGTTTGTCTTAAAGATTTAGATGGATATATGTTGAATATTTTAAGAAAATCCACTAAATATGTCTCCCCAATAGAGGCTATTCAAATGGTTACAATAAATCCATCAAATTATTTTGGTTTTGATGTAGGAATTAAACCGGGTAATGAGGCAAGTTTTATAATTTTTGATGATTTAGAGAATTTTAAAGTTTATGATATAGTTATAAAAGGAAAATTCTTAGAAGATGTTTTAAAAGAATTAAATGAAAATAAAGATAAAAAAATCCCCAAAAAACTATTGAATACTTTAAGATATTCAAAAAAGAATAAAGATGATTTTTTAATTGAAGGTATTGACTACAATGAAAAATCTGGGCTTGTTAGGGTAATAAAACCATTAAAAGATAGTTTAATTACTAAGGAATTAATATTTGATTCTGAAAAGGTAAAATTATTATTAAAAGAAAATGTAATAAACAAAATTTTCGTTATAGAGAGACATAAAAACACTGGAAATATTGGGAAGGGATTAATATACAATTTTTTAAATGAGGGAGTTATAGCCTCTTCTTATTCTCATGATTCTCATAATGTAGTTGCCATAGGAAATAATGAAAAAGATTTAGCGTTGGCAGTAAATAAATTAAAAGAAATTGGTGGAGGTCTTGTATGTGCTAAAAATGGAGAAATTGAATATTTACCATTACCAATAGGAGGAATAATGAGCGATAATGGAAAATACTTATTTGAAAAAATTAATAATCTCTATAAAAAAATAGAAAATTGGAGTTCCTTTGAAAATCCATTTTTAAGTATGAGTTTTTTCACACTACCAGTAATCCCAGAACTAAAAATAACTGATAAAGGGTTAGTGAAAAATATGAAATTAGTAGATATATTTATAGAAAAATAA
- a CDS encoding metallophosphoesterase family protein produces the protein MMAIISDIHSNLEALTSVLEDIKKRNIKKIVCLGDIVGYGANPNECVEIIRKLKCKCVAGNHDYYVLGKESLNALNTYGIIAILWTKNIITEENLSFLNSLPLVIKDKIKNKKVIFSHANPKYPELWEYLFPDYVDDVFDCGDLIFVGHSHIPFVNSETGNILLHKGVVYLEDDKKYLINPGSVGQPRDRINKASYCIFDPIDLKVEIVRVKYDIKRAYEKIVKSGLPKFLGERLFLGI, from the coding sequence ATGATGGCTATAATTAGTGATATACATTCAAACTTAGAAGCATTAACTTCTGTTTTGGAAGATATAAAAAAAAGAAATATTAAAAAAATTGTATGTTTAGGGGACATAGTTGGATATGGTGCCAATCCAAACGAATGCGTTGAAATTATAAGAAAACTTAAATGTAAATGTGTGGCTGGAAATCACGATTATTATGTTTTAGGTAAAGAAAGTTTAAATGCTTTGAATACCTATGGAATTATAGCAATATTATGGACTAAAAATATTATAACTGAGGAAAATCTTTCATTTTTGAATTCTCTTCCATTGGTTATTAAGGATAAAATAAAAAATAAAAAAGTTATTTTTTCACATGCTAATCCTAAGTATCCAGAACTTTGGGAATATCTTTTTCCAGATTATGTTGATGATGTATTTGACTGTGGAGATTTAATTTTTGTTGGACATTCTCATATTCCATTTGTTAATTCTGAAACTGGAAACATTTTACTACATAAAGGAGTAGTATATTTAGAGGATGATAAAAAATATTTAATAAATCCTGGTAGTGTAGGACAACCAAGAGATCGGATTAATAAAGCAAGTTATTGTATATTTGATCCAATAGATCTTAAAGTAGAAATTGTTAGAGTTAAATATGATATTAAGAGAGCATATGAAAAAATCGTCAAAAGTGGATTACCAAAATTTTTAGGAGAAAGATTATTTTTAGGAATTTAA